In Daucus carota subsp. sativus chromosome 4, DH1 v3.0, whole genome shotgun sequence, one DNA window encodes the following:
- the LOC108218627 gene encoding elongation factor 1-gamma translates to MALILHAGNGNNNAWKALIAAEYSGVKVELAKDFQMGVSNKTPEFLKMNPMGKIPVLETPDGAVFESNAIARYVARLNPDTALFGSSPIDYARVEQWIDFASLELYTNLSRWGYPRMGYGVYLPPVEEAAIAGSKRALGALNTHLASNTYLVGHSVTLADIIITCTLAFAFSRLLTKSFTSEFPHVERYFWTMVNQPNFSKILGEIKQTDSVPPVPSAKKETAKPKAKDEPKKEVKKEAVKPKTEEVVEEDEAPKPKAKNPLDLLPPSKMILDDWKRLYSNTKTNFREVAVKGFWDMYDPEGYSLWFCDYKYNDENTVSFVTMNKVGGFLQRMDLARKYAFGKMLVIGSEPPYKVQGLWLFRGKEIPKFVMEECYDMELYNWTEVDITDEAQKERASQMIEDHEPFYGEALLDAKCFK, encoded by the exons ATGGCTCTC ATTTTGCATGCTGGAAATGGAAATAACAATGCTTGGAAAGCACTCATAGCAGCAGAATACTCTGGTGTGAAAGTCGAACTTGCTAAGGATTTTCAGATGGGTGTATCAAATAAGACACctgaatttttgaaaatgaatccAATGGGAAAG attcCAGTGCTTGAAACCCCTGATGGTGCTGTTTTTGAGAGTAATGCCATAGCACGTTATG TTGCCCGTTTGAACCCTGACACTGCTCTTTTCGGATCTTCACCAATTGATTAT GCCCGTGTTGAGCAATGGATTGATTTTGCATCTCTGGAGCTTTACACGAATCTATCTCGATGGGGATATCCACGAATGGGTTATGGTGTATACCTTCCTCCT gttgaagaagctgcGATTGCTGGATCGAAGAGAGCACTAGGAGCCTTGAATACCCATCTTGCTTCCAACACGTACCTTGTTGGGCATAGTGTCACCTTGGCTGATATTATTATAACATGCACCTTGGCTTTTGCATTTAGTCGATTACTGACCAAGAGTTTCACATCGGAATTTCCACATGTTGAGAGGTATTTTTGGACCATGGTTAATCAACCAAATTTCTCCAAGATATTGGGTGAGATCAAGCAGACAGATTCAGTGCCCCCTGTTCCCTCAGCAAAGAAGGAAACTGCAAAGCCCAAGGCCAAGGATGAACCTAAGAAGGAGGTAAAGAAAGAAGCAGTGAAGCCTAAAACTGAAGAGGTGGTTGAAGAAGACGAAGCACCCAAGCCAAAGGCAAAGAATCCACTGGATCTGCTTCCTCCTAGTAAAATGATACTAGATGATTGGAAAAGACTATATTCTAACACTAAGACCAACTTCCGCGAGGTTGCTGTTAAAG GATTCTGGGATATGTATGATCCTGAGGGCTACTCTCTTTGGTTTTGTGACTACAAGTACAATGATGAGAATACCGTCTCATTCGTGACTATGAACAAGGTGGGTGGATTTCTGCAGCGTATGGATCTGGCACGGAAGTATGCATTTGGTAAGATGTTGGTTATTGGTTCGGAACCACCGTACAAGGTCCAGGGACTGTGGCTTTTCCGCGGGAAAGAGATCCCCAAATTCGTAATGGAGGAGTGCTACGACATGGAGCTTTACAACTGGACAGAGGTTGATATCACTGATGAAGCTCAGAAGGAGCGTGCTAGCCAGATGATAGAAGATCATGAGCCTTTTTATGGTGAGGCTCTATTGGATGCCAAGTGTTTCAAGTGA
- the LOC108219102 gene encoding agamous-like MADS-box protein AGL11 — MGRGKIEIKRIENNTNRQVTFCKRRNGLLKKAYELSILCEAEIALIVFSSRGRVYEFSNNNNSNIRGTIERYKKATADASATCSTQEINAQFYQQESKKLQQQIQMIQNSNRHLMGEGLASLNAKELKQLEHRLERGIARIRSKKHEMLLAEAEGLQKRENELEHENAYLRAKIAAENERLQGLSMVTGSSVGQDEYNEYQAFLARNVQLQFSIMDPSPHPADDHVETDYQITPRKPFHLG, encoded by the exons ATGGGAAGAGGAAAGATCGAGATCAAGAGGATAGAAAACAACACGAACCGGCAAGTAACCTTCTGCAAGCGCAGAAACGGACTTCTGAAGAAGGCTTATGAGTTATCCATTCTGTGTGAAGCTGAAATTGCACTCATTGTTTTCTCCAGCAGGGGGAGAGTTTATGAGTTCTCCAACAACAATAACAG CAACATAAGGGGGACAATCGAGAGGTACAAGAAAGCCACTGCTGATGCTTCTGCTACTTGCTCAACTCAGGAGATCAATGCTCAA TTCTACCAGCAAGAGTCTAAGAAGCTTCAACAACAGATTCAGATGATCCAAAATTCTAACAG GCATCTGATGGGTGAGGGATTAGCTTCTCTGAATGCCAAGGAACTGAAGCAGCTGGAGCACAGGCTTGAAAGAGGCATTGCAAGGATCCGATCCAAAAAG CATGAGATGCTACTTGCTGAAGCTGAAGGCTTGCAGAAAAGG GAAAACGAGCTGGAGCATGAAAATGCTTACTTAAGAGCAAAG ATAGctgctgaaaatgagaggctcCAAGGGCTGAGCATGGTGACAGGCAGTTCAGTTGGGCAAGACGAATACAACGAGTACCAGGCCTTTCTGGCACGTAATGTGCAGCTGCAGTTCAGCATCATGGATCCCTCTCCTCACCCTGCAGACGATCACGTCGAAACCGACTACCAAATCACCCCCAGAAAGCCTTTTCATCTTGG GTGA